Genomic DNA from Bosea sp. (in: a-proteobacteria):
GTCCGCCAGTCTCCGGCGGGAATATCTGCGGCCATCGTGGCGGGATCGGTCTGGATCAGACCCTCCTTGTCAGGACACGCAGATTCAACGACCGTCGGCCGCCTTGAGCAAGACCAGCGGACTGCCAACAAATGCTTTGCCCAAAGGAGGACGTACTTGCACCCATTGCACCGTGAAACCCATCTCGTTGTCCGCATCGGCTGGCTGCGCGCCGCTGTGCTTGGAGCCAATGACGGCGTCATTTCGACGGCAAGCCTCCTTGTCGGCGTGGCGGCGGCAGCCACCAGCAAGAGCGATGTGCTGGTGGCCGGCATCGCCGGGTTGGTCGCCGGCGCCATGTCGATGGCGGCCGGCGAATACGTCTCGGTCAGTTCACAAGCCGACGCCGAGGCGGCCGATCTGGCCCGTGAGGCCAAGGAGCTCGCGGCGGATCCCGAGGCCGAGCTGGAGGAATTGACCCAGATCCAAATCCGCCGCGGCCTTTCTCCCGACCTTGCCCGACAGGTCGCCCGGGAGCTGACGGAGCGGGATGTCCTCGGCGCGCATGCGAGGGATGAACTGGGGCTGTCGGAGCAGACGGCGGCGAGACCGGTCCAGGCGGCCCTGACCTCGGCCGCGACCTTCGCCATCGGCGCGGCGGTTCCGCTTCTGTGCGCGCTCGCCGCTCCGCAGGCGCACGTCACATGGATCGTTTCTGGCGGCTCGCTCTTGTGTCTTGCCGCGCTCGGTGTGGCCGGGGCGCGGCTGGGCGGCGCTCCGGTCTTGCGGCCGACGCTCCGCGTCGCTTTCTGGGGAGCTCTCGCGATGGCTTCGACCGCCGTGATCGGCGCGCTCGTTGGACGGACCATATGATGCGGCTGGAGCATGGTGGCCGCCGTGTCACCTGGCCATTGTCTCGATGCGGCCATCTACGACCTGGATGATGCGGTCGCATCTGGCGGCCAGCGCGGCGTTGTGCGTGACGATCAGGAAACTGGAGCCGCCGCCCGCGTTGACGCGCCGCATCATCGCGAAGACATCCTCAGCCGACTTCGAGTCGAGGTTGCCCGTCGGCTCGTCCGCCAGGACGAGGTCCGGGTTCATGGCGATGGCCCGCGCGATGGCGACACGTTGCTGCTGTCCGCCCGACATGTTCTGGGCGAGGTTGTCGGCCACCGCCGTCAATCCGACCTGATCGAGCAGGGAGCGCGCCCGCTGCTCGATCTCAGCGGAAGGGCGGCCCCGATCCAGAACAAGCGGCATCATCACGTTCTCGGTCGCCGTGAAGGCGGAGATCAGCATGTGGTACTGGAAGACGAAGCCGATGGTGTGGCCCCTGAGCCGCGTCAGCGCCGCGTCGTCTATCCGACCCGTGTCGACGCCATGGATCAGCAGCCGGCCGGAGGTCGGCCGGTCGAGCAGGCCGATGATGTTGAGCAGCGTGCTCTTGCCGGAGCCGGACGGACCCATGAGCGCCACGAAGTCGCCGCGGGTGATGGTCAGATCGATGCCGTGCAGCACCTCCGTCTCCGACGGCAGGCCGACATTGTAGGCCTTCGTCACCCCCTCGAGCCGGATGATTTCCTCAGCCACGGATCGCCGCCACGGGATCGAGCCGCGCGGCCCGGACGGCCGGTGAGGCGGCGGCGAGGACGCCGACCAGTGTCGCGATCAGCGCCGCGCCGATGAGAAGCGACGGATCGACGATCAGGGGGAACAGCTCCTTCCCATCTGCCTGACGCGCCAGGGAGTGCCACCAGATGAGCGCGCCGAGGCCCAGCGCCGAGCCGATCAGCGAGCCGAGGAAGCCAAGCAGCCCGCCTTGGATCAGGAAGACGCGCAGGATCTGTCCACGCCGCGCCCCCATGGCGCGCAGTATGCCGATGTCCTTCGAGCGCTGGATGACAGACACCACGAGCACGGCCGCTATGCCGCAGGCGACGGAGAGGCCGACGAAGACGCGGATCAGCGTGTTGGTGTTAACCTGCGCGCGCATGGCCGAGAAGAACTGCGCGTTCGTCTTGATCCAGCTGTCGGCCTGCACAGCATGGTCGCCGGCGATCCGCTGCGCGACGCGCTCGGCCGCGTAGATGTCGCGCACGGTGATGTCGATCGAGGTGACGCCCCCGATCATGCCGAGCAGGGACTGGGCCGTGCGCAGGGCGACATAGGTGGTGCGAAGGTTCACGGCCTTCATGCCGAAATCGAGCAGGCCGGCGACGGTCAGCACGCGCCTTACGCCGGAGGCCGCCGTGACGTTGATCTTGTCGCCGACCTGGGCGCCGATGTCGTTGGCGAGGTCCGTGCCGATCAGGATGTCGTCGCTGGACAGCCGCAATTGGCCGGCTGCGAGGTAATCCGGCACGCGAACGATCTGGAAGTAGGTCTCCGGGTCGATCCCGGTGAGCGAGATCGAACGGCTCGCCTCCCCGCGCGCCGCGATCGCCGTCCCGGAGATGCTGGGCGAGACCACGGCGATCTCCTCCATCCGGCGTGCGTCCTCGGCGATGGCCTGCCATTGATCGATGGAGCGCACGCGCTGGCTCGGGCGCTGGACGATGGCGTCGGCGAAGAGGCCGGACCCGGAGCGCAAGGGGCGGGCGACCTGATCGACGGGCAGGAGCTGGATCTGCGGCTGGGAGGTGAGCATGCGCTTCAGGAAGTTCTGCTCGAGCCCCGCGAGCATGGCGGACATGAAGACGATCACCGCGACGCCGATGGCGATGCCGCCAAGGATGAAGAGCGTCTGCAGCCGCCCCTCGCGAAGGAAGCGCAGCGCCGCGATCCAGTCGAAGGGTAGAAGCGGGTTCATGGCAGTGGTTTCATGGCGATGGCTTTATGGCACGACGGGTCTGAGGCGCTGGCCGGTCACGACGCCGGCGTTGACCGGCACGGCGAGATCGCCTTCTCCGGCTCCTTCGAGTATCTCCACCTGGCTCTGGCCGCGGATGCCGACGCGGACCGGCCGCCTCACCGCGCGGCCGTCGCGAAGCACCAGGATCCAGGCGCGGCCCGACTGCATATCGCGCACGGCGCGCGCCGGCAGGACAAGGGCGTCATCGCGGCGCGCGAATTCGACGTCGACCGAGACCGTCATGTCCTGCCGGAGATAAGCCGGCGGATCCGGCACGGTGAGCTTCACCTCGACCGAGGCGCGCGCGATATCGACCGCAGGGTTCACGAAGCTGACATAGGCCTCGAAGCGGCGGTTGGGAAAGGCGTCGGCCGAGGCCACGGCCTTCTGCCCGATTTCGATGAGGCCGAGATTGCGCTCATCGATCTGCATGACGAGCTGCGTCTCTCCGGCCGGCGCGAGGACCAGCAGCGTCTTTCCCGGCTGGACCACTGCGCCCCGTTCGACGTTGCGCGAGATGAGCAGGCCGTCGCGCGGCGAGACGATCGTGGCGTAGGAAAGCCGGGCCCGCGCCGTGTCGAGCGTGGCGTGCGCCTGAGCAAGCTGGGTGCGGGCGAGCACCTCGTCGCTTCCCCCCGGGCTTGCCGTGAACTCCTGTAGTTCGGCCGTGCGCACCTGGGTGCGGGCGACGTCCAGCGCGCGTTGGGCCTCGTCATAGGCGACGCGCGTGGCGTTGCCGTTCCGGAACAGCTCCGCGGTCCGGTCGTAGGCCGCCTGCGCCGTGCGCAAGGTCACGCGCGTCTGGATGAGAGCCTCGCGCGCCATGGGCAAGGTCAGCTCCGCCAGCTGGCGCAGGCGCGCCTCGGCCTGCGCGACGGCCCCTTCCGCCTGCACGAGGTTTGCACGCAATTCCTCCGGCCGCAGCTCGATGAGCCGCTGGCCCTCGCGAACCGTCTGGCCTTCCTGAACCAGCACTTCGGCGACGACGCCGGTGACCTGCGCCCCGATCTCGACGCGAAAGGGCGTTTCGACATGACCGCTGGCGACAACTGTCTGGACGAGCACGCCGCGTCCGACACGGTCGACGACGACGGCTGGCCCGAGCAGGACACGCCCTGCCTGCCATGCGCCAATAGACAGCGCCGCCAGGACAGCAAGGGCGAACCAGCGATGCGTCCACACAAATCGCAGCGCCGCCCGAGGCTTTCCGACGCTCGCGGCCGTCTGCTGGCTGGGGGGGTCGACGTTCCGGTTCATCCCAATGTCCGCTGCGGCTGGCTGAGGCCTTCCTGGCACGTCGGGTGTGAGCAGAAGTTGATGGAGGTCAGAGACAGCTGCCGGTCAGGTAGCTGAAATATGGAGCTGAATGCCGTTTTCGCTCGAACCCGCGAGCTTGGCGGCGGGAGCGCCAGGCTCCAACGCAGAGGCGTGTGGCATCATGGTGACTGGGCTTGGCCCCCCGGTCTTCCGCACCTGCGGTCCGACCAAAGTGTACAGATCGGGCGATGTGGAGGTTCACGCGCTGCGCGGCATCGACTTCGAGGCGGCGGCAGGCGAGTTCGTGGTGATGCTGGGTCCGTCGGGTTCGGGCAAGTCCATATTCCTGAACATCATCGGCGGGAACGGGCCATATCCATTAATCCACCTTGGCGAGGAAATGGAATTTTGAAAGCCCACTTTCGGGGAAAATTGTTGGGCCATTGACACGGGGTGCAGTCTGCTTCCAAAGATGTATGATCTCAGCGAACTGCAATAGAGCCGTGAGAGCCACCCCCGGCACCCGAAACCCTTCACCATGGCGGTCGTTTGAAAGCCAATTTGCTCAGTCCGTGAGCAGCTATTGGGAAAGCGCGTTCGACAATGCACTTGAAATTTGATGGCGTTTTTATAGAGTGATGGCATCGCAATCGTTTTATGGAGATCGCTATCATGGCAGCTGTCACCATCCGCAATCTCTCAGATGAGGCACATCGCGCCCTAAAAGTTCGTGCCGCTCGGCATAATCGCAGCACGGAAGCCGAGATGCGCGCCATTCTTGAGACCGCTGTTCGCCCCGATAGCCGGCTTCGTCTTGGTTCTGCCTTGTCGCAGATGAGCCGGAAGATCGGCCTCACCAATGCTGATGTCGAGGCGCTCGAACAGACTCGCAACGCCAACCCCGCCGAACCGATGCAATTCTGATGATCCTGCTCGACACCAACGTCGTGTCCGAGGCGATGAAACCTGAGCCGCACTTGTCCGTTCGTGATTGGCTTGATGCGCAGGCGGCTGAGACGCTGTTCATTTCCAGCGTCACTGTAGCCGAGTTGTTGTTCGGGATCGGCGTGTTGCCTAGAGGCAAGCGTAAGGACAATCTGGCCGCAGCGCTCGATGGCGTCATGGACCTATTTGGGGTGCGCATCCTCTCCTTCGATGCGAGCGCGGCACGGCGTTATGCCGATCTCGCGGTCAAGGCACGCATGGCCGGCAGGGGTTTCCCCACACCTGATGGCTATATCGCCGCGATCGCTGCTGCGCATGAGTTTGCCATAGCTTCGCGGGACACGAGCGCATTCCACGCTGCGGGGCTGACCGTGATCAACCCCTGGACCGTGACATGAGGTTGAGGCGTCCATTCTCCTCGCCGAATGGATCAGCGAAGAAGGATGAAGATACCGCGCGACAAATCGCTGCTTTTGATAAGCGTGACGAGGCCAATGAAGGTGAGCAAGAGCACCAGAACATCAGTTTGATTCAAAGCGGCCGGGCAGCTTCGCGCCCCCATGCACGAACCCGCTTCGCGGGATGGGCACTCGTGTGGACGTTCTGTGCTGCTTGTTGAGGTTTTGGCGCTCTGATTCTGCCGCGTGATCATGGGGTTCCTTCAACAATAAGGAACTTGCCATGGACAGGATCTCGAACGACACACCGGTCAGCCCGCTTCGGCAGCGCATGCAGGACGACATGCTGATGCGAGGCCTGGGTTCGCATACCCGCCAGGATTATATCCGCCACGTCCGTGCCTTCGCGGCTTTCATCCGGCGCTCGCCGGATACGGCAACGGCGGACGATGTCCGCCGTTTCCAGCTTCAGCAGCATGAGAGGGGCATCGGTGTCGCCACCATCAACTCCGCGGTCTCGGCCTTGCGGTTTCTGTTTTCTGTCACGCTCGGCCGGCGCGATCTCGCGCGCAGCCTTGTGGTGACCCGCTTTCACCGCAAGCTCCCCGACGTCCTCAGCGTTGAAGAGGTTGCCCGGCTGCTCGAAGCCGCGCCGGGCCTCAAGTACAAGGCTGCGCTGAGCGTGGCCTATGGCGCGGGCTTGCGGGTTTCGGAGGTCGCGCATCTCAAGATCGACGATATCGACAGCACGCGCATGCTGATCCGCATCGAGCAGGGCAAGGGCCGCAAGGATCGCAATGCGATGCTCTCCCCGCATCTTCTGGACCAGCTGCGTCTGTGGTGGCGCGAGGGCAAGCGACGCGGCGTGATGTTGCCCCATGGCTGGCTGTTCCGGGACTGGCAAGGCCGCACGGAGCCGATCTCGACCCGGCAACTCCATCGCGCGGTTCAGGAAGCGGCCGAGCGGGCCGGGATCCGCAAGCGCGTCAGTCCGCACACCTTGCGCCACAGCTTCGCAACACATCTTCTGGAACAGGATGTCGATATCCGCGTCATCCAGGTGCTGCTCGGCCATAGCAAGCTCGAGACGACCGCGCTTTACACCAAGGTCTCGACCCGGACGCTCCAGGCCGTGGCGAGCCCGCTCGAGCATCTCATGGCGCTGATGGAGGGCAAGCGGATCGAGGAAGGCAGAGCCCCGATGAGACTGGGGAAGCCCGACGGCTGAGGTCATGTCGGCCTCGCTCGAGGTCGCCGATATCTTCCGCACCGCTGGCCCTGCCTATCGGGCAGACCATGCCGGGCATCTCGGCCTCGACCAGCTCAAGGTGATGTCGGCGATCGAGACCTGCCGCACCGCCGCACTCGGAGGCCATGTCGAGGCCTGCGACGATTGCGGGCATCGGCGCATCGCCTACAACTCCTGCCGGAACCGACACTGCCCCAAGTGTCAGGGTGCAGCCGCGCGCACCTGGCTCGATGCGCGTGAAGCCGACCTGCTGCCCGTGGGCTACTTCCATGTCGTCTTCACCCTGCCGGCCGAGATCGGCGAGATCGCCTTCCACAACAAGGCGCCGGTCTATGACCTGCTGTTCCGGGCCGCCTCGGAAACGATGCTGGCGATTGCCGCCGACCCGAAGCATCTCGGCGCCAGGATCGGCATCACGGCGGTGCTCCACACATGGGGCTCGGCCATGACGCATCATCCGCATCTGCACATGATCGTGCCGGGTGGCGGCGTCAGCGCGGATCGAACGCGCTGGATCTCCTCGCGCCCGGCCTTCCTCCTGCCGGTGCGCGTCCTCGGCATGCTGTTCCGGCGTCTCTTCCTCGATGGCCTGCTGGCCCTGCATCGCACAGGCAAGCTCAGGTTCTATGGCGCGCTGGCGAACCTCAATGACCCGCGCCTGTTCCAGCGTCATCTCGCGCCGATCGGCAAGAAGCGCTGGGTCGTCTACGCCAAGCCGCCCTTCGCCGGCCCGGAGGCCGTGCTCGCCTATCTCGCCCGCTATACCCACCGCGTCGCGATCTCGAACCGCCGCCTCATCGCCCATGACGGGAACATTTAGGGATGAGGCAATACGGAGCCTCAGGTAGTGTCCGAGGACGTGGTGGAAATTTTCGCCGTTCTGGCGGTGTAACCGGGGTGGTCATCGAGGACGTCGGTTTATGGTGGAGTTGCGAGCTTCAACCACGGACCGAGGAGAACCCCGATGACCGAGACCAACATGCCCCTGATCGAGCTTTTGCAAAAGCATGATGAGGGCGATTTTCTGCGCGCCGTGACCGAGGCCGTGCTTCAGACTCTGATGGAGCATGACGTCGAGGGGATGATCGGCGCTGGCCGCTATGAACGCGGCGAGGGCCGCCAGACCTACCGGAACGGCTATCGTGACCGCGAATTGAAGACGCGGATGGGGGCTTTGAACCTTCGGGTGCCGAAGCTGCGGACCGGGCCATACTTTCCGGGCTTCCTCGAGCCGCGCCGCACCTCGGAGAAGGCGCTGGTGGCGGTCATTCAGGAGGCATGGATCGGCGGGGTTTCGACCCGCAAGGTAGACGATCTGGTGCAGGCGATGGGGCTATCGGGCATCTCGAAGAGCACGGTGTCCAAGTTTTGCAAGGACATAGATGATCGGGTGCATGAGTTCCTCGACCGCCCGCTTGCTGGTGAATGGCCCTATCTATGGCTGGACGCCACCTATCTGAAGGTGCGCCAGGGTGGGCGGATCATCTCGGTGGCGGCGATAATCGCTGTCGCGGTGAACACGGATGGGCGGGGCGAGATCATCGGTTTGACCGTCGGCCCGTCAGAGGCAGAAACCTTCTGGACCGAGTTTCTGCGCAGCCTGAAGGCCCGCGGGCTGAACGGGCTGAAGCTGGTGATCTCGGACGCTCATACCGGGCTAAAGGCGGCGATCCGGCGCGTCTTCGATGCCACCTGGCAGCGCTGCCGCGTTCACTGGATGCGCAACGCGCTGGCCCATGTGCCGAAGGGCCAGCACACCGTCGTGTCCGCCGCGATCCGGCAAGCCTTCAATCAGTCCGATCATAAAGGGGCTGTCGAGGTCTGGCGGCACGTCGCAGACCAGCTCCGCCCCCGCTGGCCGAAACTGTCCACACTGATGGACGAGAGCGAAGCCGACGTGTTGGCCTATATGGCATTCCCGGCCCAGCATCGCACCAAGCTTCATAGCACCAACCCATTGGAACGCTTGAACAAGGAGGTGAAGCGCCGCGCTGATGTGGTCGGCGCTCGTCGGGCCATTCTTCCACTGGAAGAATGGCTTTGTCCTCCTCAATCCCGAACGAAGAGTCGATCCTGCGCCTGATCGGTGCCGTCCTATTCGAGCAGAATGACGACTGGCAGAGCCAACACCGCTACATGATGGTCGAGGCATTCAGCCAGATTGATACCGCCCAGATCGACCCGCTTCTAAGCATTACAACACAGGCCGCCTGACCGATGATCCAGAATGGCCATCCCGCAAATTACACCAGCTTGACGGACGCTACCCAGGATGATCGCGGCGTGTCAGACGCGCCTCTGGCGCTGCTGGGGTCCGAAAGCCCCGCCTCGGCGGGGTTTTTCGGCTTTTCCACAGGCGGCCAGCTCTGGTCAATCGGCGTTGACAAAGAATACCGCAGGTATACCGTAAACGTTCAGCCCTGTTGGGGGACTGCCGGAGCCTCGGCTCTCGATCCCCGAGGCCCGCGCGTCAACGATGTTTTCAGGGGCCGGCGCGCCCCTTCCAGCCCAAGGCCCTCCATGTCCGGACCCGTCCAGCGCCCGCCCCATGCCGACAACGTCAAGCAGATCACCTTCCTCTATTATCGCGATCTGCCCGCCGCGATGCGCTTTTATGAAGAGGTGATCGGCCTGCCGCTCGCGATCGATCAGGGCTGGAGCAAGATCTACGCCGTGACGGCGGATGGTTATGTCGGACTCGTGGATGAAACCCGCGGCAGCCACCGCGCCAATCCCATCAAGCCCGTGCAGTTGTGCATCCGCGTGGTGGATGTAGACGCCTGGCATGCGTGGATCGAAAGCAAGGGCGTCTCTGCGCTCCGCGGCCCGAAATCCAACCAGGAACTGAAGATTCGCGCCTTCGTGTTCAACGATCCCGAAGGCTACCAGATCGAAATCCAGTCCGCGCTCGACTGAGCGCATCATCAACCCGGGGAGACACCGTCATGAGCAACACCCGTTTCGGAGAGGTGAGCCGCAGGGCCCTGATGGCGGGCGCGATCGCTGCGTCGGCATGGCCGGGAATGGCGCGCGCGCAGGCGCCGGCCAGGAGCCTCACCATCGCGCTGACGGCAGACGCCGTGATCCTCGATCCGCATGCGGCGAATGAGCTCACCGGCAACATCATGTTCTACCATTTCTATGATGCTCTGGTGCAGCGCACGCCGGAGCTGGATTTCAAGCCGGGGCTGGCCGAGAGCTGGCAGGTGGTCGACGATACGACCTGGGTGTTCAAGCTGCGGCGCGGCGCCAAGTTCCACAACGGCGACGAACTCAAGGCCTCGGACGTTGTCTTCACCGTAGAGCGCCTGAAGAAGGCGCTGATGGCCAGCCTCGTGGCCAACATCTCCGCGGCGCGCGCCATCGACGACTACACCGTCGAGTTCAAGACGCCCAAGCCATACGCCGTGCTGCACATGGCGCTGGCCGAGATCCTGATCCTCAACGAAAAGCACACCAAGGCCATCGGGGACGAACAGGTTGGTCTCAAGCCCATGGGCACGGGCCCCTACCGGCTGGTGGAGTGGATCAAGGAGGACCGCATCGTGATGGAGGCCTTCGCCGACCATTGGCGTGGCAAGGCCAGGATCGACCGGGTCACCTTCAAGCCCATCACCAACCCCGCAACCCGCACGGCGGCGCTCCTGACCGGCGGCGTGGACGTGATTCAGGATCTTTCGGTGCGCGATGTGGCCAGCGTGCGGGCCAACAACGCGTTCAACGTGATCACCCGGCCGAGCCTGCTCAACATCGTGCTGGCGCTGGACACGCGCGACAAGTCGCCGACCATCGATCTGCCCGTCAACCCGATGAAGGATCGCCGCGTGCGCGAGGCCATTGCCCGCGCCATCAATGTCGAGGCCATCCGCACCGTGGTGATGAACGGCTTCTCCACGGCGAGCGACCAGTACGTGCCTTCTTCGCATCTGGGTTATGTGCCGGGGCTCAACTTCCGTCAGGAATATCCGTTCGATCTCGACAAGGCGCGGGCTCTCATGAAGGAGGCCGGGTTCGAGAAGGGCTTCACCATGACGCTCGACACGACCAACAACCGCTATGTCAACGATGGCGCCATTGCGCAGGCGCTCGCCTCCATGCTCTCGCGCATCGGCATCACGCTCAACCTCAACCTGATGCCGCGCGCCAACTTCTTCGGCTACATCCGCGTGCCGTCGGACAAGTCCAGCTTCATCATGAGCGGCTGGGACACGCCCTCCGGCGATGCTGGCAACATGTACAACGTGCTGCTCTACAGCCGGAACAGGAAGCCCGGCTACGGCCAGGCCAATCGCGGCGCCTATTCCAACGCCGCCTTCGACGACTGGATCGACAAGGCCGACGCCACCTCGGACATGAAGAAGCGGCATGAATTCCTGCAGGAGGCGACGAAGATCGCGGTGAAGGACATTCCCATGATCCCGGTCCACTACGAGCAGGACATCTACGCCGCCAGGAAGAACGTCACTGTCGTCCCCCGCATGGACAAGTTCATCTGGGCCTACGAGATGGACGTCGCCTGACCCGGCGCGGGCTTTATTGACCCTCGAGCGGCCGGCCATGCGCCGGCCGTTCCCACCTTGCAGCTACCGAAAGGCCCGGCGTGCTCGGCTATCTTCTCAAGCGCCTGATCCAGATGGTCGTCGTCCTCTGGGTGGTGTCCGTGCTCGTTTTCGTGATGATGAGCTTCACGGGCGATCCGACCTTCATGATGGTGCCGCTCGACGCCACCGAGGAGCAGATCCAGCAGGCACGTCGCATCCTGGGCCTGGATGAGTCGCATCTGGTGCAATACTGGCGCTTCCTGTCCAACATGGTGCAGGGCGATTTCGGCCGCTCCTTCGTGTTCCGGCAACCCGCGCTCCAACTCATCATGGAGCGGCTCCCGGCCACGCTGGAGATCGTGTTCCTCGCCATGGCGCTGGCGCTGGTCGTCGCGATTCCGCTCGGCGTCTATGCCGGCGCCAACCCGCAGCG
This window encodes:
- a CDS encoding ABC transporter substrate-binding protein, whose amino-acid sequence is MAGAIAASAWPGMARAQAPARSLTIALTADAVILDPHAANELTGNIMFYHFYDALVQRTPELDFKPGLAESWQVVDDTTWVFKLRRGAKFHNGDELKASDVVFTVERLKKALMASLVANISAARAIDDYTVEFKTPKPYAVLHMALAEILILNEKHTKAIGDEQVGLKPMGTGPYRLVEWIKEDRIVMEAFADHWRGKARIDRVTFKPITNPATRTAALLTGGVDVIQDLSVRDVASVRANNAFNVITRPSLLNIVLALDTRDKSPTIDLPVNPMKDRRVREAIARAINVEAIRTVVMNGFSTASDQYVPSSHLGYVPGLNFRQEYPFDLDKARALMKEAGFEKGFTMTLDTTNNRYVNDGAIAQALASMLSRIGITLNLNLMPRANFFGYIRVPSDKSSFIMSGWDTPSGDAGNMYNVLLYSRNRKPGYGQANRGAYSNAAFDDWIDKADATSDMKKRHEFLQEATKIAVKDIPMIPVHYEQDIYAARKNVTVVPRMDKFIWAYEMDVA
- a CDS encoding efflux RND transporter periplasmic adaptor subunit codes for the protein MNRNVDPPSQQTAASVGKPRAALRFVWTHRWFALAVLAALSIGAWQAGRVLLGPAVVVDRVGRGVLVQTVVASGHVETPFRVEIGAQVTGVVAEVLVQEGQTVREGQRLIELRPEELRANLVQAEGAVAQAEARLRQLAELTLPMAREALIQTRVTLRTAQAAYDRTAELFRNGNATRVAYDEAQRALDVARTQVRTAELQEFTASPGGSDEVLARTQLAQAHATLDTARARLSYATIVSPRDGLLISRNVERGAVVQPGKTLLVLAPAGETQLVMQIDERNLGLIEIGQKAVASADAFPNRRFEAYVSFVNPAVDIARASVEVKLTVPDPPAYLRQDMTVSVDVEFARRDDALVLPARAVRDMQSGRAWILVLRDGRAVRRPVRVGIRGQSQVEILEGAGEGDLAVPVNAGVVTGQRLRPVVP
- a CDS encoding ABC transporter ATP-binding protein, coding for MAEEIIRLEGVTKAYNVGLPSETEVLHGIDLTITRGDFVALMGPSGSGKSTLLNIIGLLDRPTSGRLLIHGVDTGRIDDAALTRLRGHTIGFVFQYHMLISAFTATENVMMPLVLDRGRPSAEIEQRARSLLDQVGLTAVADNLAQNMSGGQQQRVAIARAIAMNPDLVLADEPTGNLDSKSAEDVFAMMRRVNAGGGSSFLIVTHNAALAARCDRIIQVVDGRIETMAR
- a CDS encoding plasmid stabilization protein, giving the protein MAAVTIRNLSDEAHRALKVRAARHNRSTEAEMRAILETAVRPDSRLRLGSALSQMSRKIGLTNADVEALEQTRNANPAEPMQF
- a CDS encoding VOC family protein, which gives rise to MSGPVQRPPHADNVKQITFLYYRDLPAAMRFYEEVIGLPLAIDQGWSKIYAVTADGYVGLVDETRGSHRANPIKPVQLCIRVVDVDAWHAWIESKGVSALRGPKSNQELKIRAFVFNDPEGYQIEIQSALD
- a CDS encoding VIT family protein — protein: MHPLHRETHLVVRIGWLRAAVLGANDGVISTASLLVGVAAAATSKSDVLVAGIAGLVAGAMSMAAGEYVSVSSQADAEAADLAREAKELAADPEAELEELTQIQIRRGLSPDLARQVARELTERDVLGAHARDELGLSEQTAARPVQAALTSAATFAIGAAVPLLCALAAPQAHVTWIVSGGSLLCLAALGVAGARLGGAPVLRPTLRVAFWGALAMASTAVIGALVGRTI
- a CDS encoding ATP-binding cassette domain-containing protein, whose protein sequence is MVTGLGPPVFRTCGPTKVYRSGDVEVHALRGIDFEAAAGEFVVMLGPSGSGKSIFLNIIGGNGPYPLIHLGEEMEF
- a CDS encoding tyrosine-type recombinase/integrase translates to MDRISNDTPVSPLRQRMQDDMLMRGLGSHTRQDYIRHVRAFAAFIRRSPDTATADDVRRFQLQQHERGIGVATINSAVSALRFLFSVTLGRRDLARSLVVTRFHRKLPDVLSVEEVARLLEAAPGLKYKAALSVAYGAGLRVSEVAHLKIDDIDSTRMLIRIEQGKGRKDRNAMLSPHLLDQLRLWWREGKRRGVMLPHGWLFRDWQGRTEPISTRQLHRAVQEAAERAGIRKRVSPHTLRHSFATHLLEQDVDIRVIQVLLGHSKLETTALYTKVSTRTLQAVASPLEHLMALMEGKRIEEGRAPMRLGKPDG
- a CDS encoding type II toxin-antitoxin system VapC family toxin; this encodes MILLDTNVVSEAMKPEPHLSVRDWLDAQAAETLFISSVTVAELLFGIGVLPRGKRKDNLAAALDGVMDLFGVRILSFDASAARRYADLAVKARMAGRGFPTPDGYIAAIAAAHEFAIASRDTSAFHAAGLTVINPWTVT
- a CDS encoding ABC transporter permease, yielding MNPLLPFDWIAALRFLREGRLQTLFILGGIAIGVAVIVFMSAMLAGLEQNFLKRMLTSQPQIQLLPVDQVARPLRSGSGLFADAIVQRPSQRVRSIDQWQAIAEDARRMEEIAVVSPSISGTAIAARGEASRSISLTGIDPETYFQIVRVPDYLAAGQLRLSSDDILIGTDLANDIGAQVGDKINVTAASGVRRVLTVAGLLDFGMKAVNLRTTYVALRTAQSLLGMIGGVTSIDITVRDIYAAERVAQRIAGDHAVQADSWIKTNAQFFSAMRAQVNTNTLIRVFVGLSVACGIAAVLVVSVIQRSKDIGILRAMGARRGQILRVFLIQGGLLGFLGSLIGSALGLGALIWWHSLARQADGKELFPLIVDPSLLIGAALIATLVGVLAAASPAVRAARLDPVAAIRG